The Salvia miltiorrhiza cultivar Shanhuang (shh) chromosome 1, IMPLAD_Smil_shh, whole genome shotgun sequence genome has a window encoding:
- the LOC130986915 gene encoding glycylpeptide N-tetradecanoyltransferase 1-like, protein MAENNSSSENNKENPDQDSAALSLSGFRNSPDDVVQKFQGSNPYNQEHKFWESQPVGQFKDVGDLSLPEGPIEQPTLLSEVKQEPYNLPGLYEWTLCDMDSDEVCNEVYLLLMNNYVEDDDNLFRFNYTKEFLRWGLRPPGFYQSWHIGVRVKASKKLVAFITGIPVKMRVRGEVVRMAEVNFLCVHKKLRSKRLAPVMIKEVTRKIHLENIWQAAYTAGVLLPTPVATCQYWHRTLNPKKLIDIGFSRLGDRMTMSRTIKLYRLPASTATPGLRKMELRDVPSVTRLLQNYLSWFVVAPTFDEDEVEHWLLPQENVVESYVVESPETHEITDFFSFYALPSSILNNPNYSTLKAAYSFYNVSTRTPLIQLIQDALIVAKQKDYDVFNALDVMDNEPLMKDLKFGRGDGQLYYYLYNYRLREPLKPSELGLVLL, encoded by the coding sequence ATGGCTGAGAATAATTCTTCATCTGAAAACAACAAAGAAAATCCAGATCAAGATTCTGCTGCTCTTTCGCTTTCCGGTTTTAGAAACTCCCCTGATGATGTTGTCCAGAAGTTTCAAGGATCCAATCCATATAACCAGGAGCATAAGTTTTGGGAGAGCCAGCCTGTTGGGCAATTTAAGGATGTTGGAGACTTGAGTTTGCCTGAGGGCCCGATCGAGCAGCCAACACTTTTATCTGAGGTCAAACAGGAGCCCTACAACCTCcctggtttgtatgagtggacTCTGTGTGATATGGATTCAGATGAGGTGTGCAATGAGGTTTACCTTTTGTTGATGAATAATTACGTCGAGGATGATGACAACTTATTCAGGTTTAACTACACAAAGGAGTTTCTTAGGTGGGGTTTGCGCCCTCCGGGTTTTTACCAGAGTTGGCACATTGGGGTTCGTGTGAAGGCTTCCAAGAAACTTGTTGCTTTTATCACTGGTATACCGGTGAAAATGAGGGTGCGTGGTGAGGTTGTTCGAATGGCTGAGGTCAATTTTTTGTGTGTGCATAAGAAGCTCAGGTCTAAGAGGCTTGCTCCTGTGATGATCAAGGAAGTGACGAGAAAGATTCATTTGGAAAACATATGGCAGGCAGCGTATACTGCAGGCGTACTTCTCCCTACACCTGTTGCCACTTGCCAATACTGGCATAGGACGTTGAACCCTAAGAAACTTATTGATATTGGTTTCTCCAGGCTCGGGGATAGGATGACAATGAGCCGAACAATCAAACTCTATAGATTGCCAGCTTCAACAGCCACCCCTGGCTTGAGAAAGATGGAGCTCCGAGATGTTCCCTCAGTTACTCGACTGCTGCAAAACTATTTGAGTTGGTTTGTTGTTGCTCCCACctttgatgaagatgaagtggaACACTGGCTTCTTCCACAGGAGAATGTAGTTGAGAGTTACGTAGTGGAGAGTCCAGAGACTCATGAAATTACAGACTTCTTCAGCTTTTACGCCCTTCCTTCCTCTATCCTCAACAACCCGAATTACTCGACTCTCAAGGCAGCTTACTCATTCTATAACGTGTCCACAAGGACTCCACTGATTCAGCTGATTCAGGATGCTCTTATCGTTGCAAAACAAAAGGATTATGATGTGTTTAATGCGCTTGATGTCATGGACAACGAGCCGCTTATGAAGGATCTCAAATTTGGCCGAGGTGATGGGCAACTGTATTACTATCTCTATAACTATCGGCTAAGAGAGCCGTTGAAACCATCTGAACTTGGACTTGTTCTGCTATGA
- the LOC131008911 gene encoding uncharacterized protein LOC131008911, with amino-acid sequence MKMVSYNIRGLGSKIKKRELRELLQKQKIDFCFIQETKMENFSNCDLKGIWGSDCFDFARRQAEGRSGGILSIWNPALFSKSSHWDLPGALIVNGKWISENLNGCLINIYAPQCFNARETLWDSLGVVVRQNRDSSICIAGDFNSIRYESERVGRGTQFSTRDLNAFDNFIRANDLTEIRLQGRSFTWYQPNGQCKTKLDRFLVNEKWLDQWPHSKVRGLQRTISDHCPILLETKAVDWGPKPFRFINAWTSHKDFEKVVHDS; translated from the coding sequence ATGAAGATGGTTTCCTACAACATTAGAGGGCTGGGGAGCAAGATCAAGAAGAGAGAGTTACGGGAGCTTTTACAAAAACAGAAGATTGATTTTTGTTTTATACAAGAAACTAAGATGGAGAACTTCAGCAATTGTGATCTTAAAGGGATCTGGGGGTCAGATTGTTTTGACTTTGCGAGGCGGCAAGCAGAAGGGAGATCAGGGGGTATTCTCTCTATTTGGAACCCAGCGCTGTTCTCCAAATCCAGCCATTGGGACCTCCCGGGAGCTTTGATCGTAAACGGTAAGTGGATCTCTGAAAATCTCAATGGGTGTTTGATCAATATTTATGCTCCTCAATGTTTTAATGCCCGGGAAACACTTTGGGATAGTCTTGGAGTGGTGGTTAGACAAAATAGAGATTCTTCTATTTGCATTGCAGGGGACTTCAATTCCATTAGATATGAAAGTGAAAGAGTTGGCAGGGGAACCCAGTTCTCGACTAGGGACTTGAATGCCTTTGATAACTTCATTAGGGCTAACGATCTTACTGAAATTCGGTTGCAAGGCAGAAGCTTTACATGGTACCAACCTAATGGACAATGCAAGACGAAGCTCGACCGTTTCCTGGTTAACGAAAAATGGCTGGACCAGTGGCCTCATTCAAAAGTGAGAGGCCTCCAAAGGACAATCTCAGACCATTGCCCGATTCTATTGGAAACAAAGGCAGTTGACTGGGGTCCTAAACCTTTCCGCTTCATCAATGCGTGGACCAGCCACAAAGATTTCGAGAAGGTGGTCCACGATTCTTAG